One Sesamum indicum cultivar Zhongzhi No. 13 linkage group LG14, S_indicum_v1.0, whole genome shotgun sequence genomic window, GCAAGGAGAACAAAATCCCTCAACCAATTTTGAGATCCGACCACGACAGCGACTGGGCTTTGAAATTGACCGCCGAAGACAATTCCCGTCGATTTGCCGGCGACAGGACGACCCACGATCGCAGATTGGTACCATTGGATTCGTCTCCTCACTGCGGTTCTAATGGGACTAGtctcatccattttcatcaactaggtGCAAAGATCCATCGTTTTGAAGATCTCGGTCGTCGTCCGCCGCGACTGCACCTTCCGCTGGCGTTTTCTCCTTCGTCTGAACGAACCACCGGCTCGGAAGACTACCGTTGAACGCCTCTCGTTCTGGCGAATCTTTTGAGACCAGTCCCATCGATTTTGGTCACCTCTGTGAAAAGATTCGACAAAAGTCGTCCTCCGCCTTTGCCGACTATCGCGCGCTCGATTCTCCGCCGTATGACAGCGGATTTCAGGCGGAGAACCACCAAGTCAGCAGCTGATGTGGAATTAAAATCCATGTCactcagtttttttttttttttaattttcatttgggCGCCACATCAACTTCTCCAGTCAATCACGATCGAgcccccaatttaaaaaatcacatgcatcgcatgtgactttttccagCGACCCACGCATTTTTCCAAccaaatttggactgaaattgagaatttttcgattttacgggaccaaattgaaactcTAGAAACTTACGGGATTAAAACGAAAATGGCCTATAGTCAGGAGATGAAAATTGCCTTCaaccctaattataaatattccatcATTGTTTGTAAACATTACCAATAAAAATGCTCAATATATTGATCTCCATTAAATTTCCATCTATTTTATATAgcaaactaataaaaatgcTCTTGTGAactaagaattataaatttatttattttctaaaattttatgattttttttatagactaagtgaaatatttttacaatatttttattttttaattttgtttaaaaaaaagtaaggaCCAAGTTGACAATTCCAAAcctccatccaaaaattacataatttcatcaagcATGGAAaagtacttgtaatttttcaaataaaaaaagggcattcttaattatacaaaacttCAAGAGAACTCGTTGTAACTTACCTAATTTTTAACCTTcttttaccaaacaaattgcAACACCTTATAAACTttgaaatatcttataagatccaAACATCCTCTTAGTCTAGGTAAGGGTTcctttatacaaaatttttcaaagaaaaaaagaaagtagaTGATGGTGTAAGATTCAAGAATGAAGAAACAAACAGCATGTGATCCCAATTAAAAAAGGGCATGAAAACTCAGGTTGCAGCAGCTTGTTCACCCTCTttagaagaaacaaaaggagGGTCATACCTCCTAAACACCCTGAAAGCAGATATTACAGCCAATACCAAGAAACAACAAACTCCAATTACATGCAGAGACACAGCTATTTTCAGTCTACTGCAGAACTTCCCATAAGAAGCACAAGCTTGGCTCCATGAAACCACTTGGTCCCCATTGTAGGCCAAGTAAAGAAACTCCACTAGTGTAGCTACTGATGTCACCATTAAGTATGCCAGTACCTGGTTCAAGAGCTAATTCATTCTAGTTATCAGAGGATAACAATGGAAGAGCAATTGTTGCTTAAGGGACATATAAGTTCTtgcaattttgtatttatttcatCATGTATTTACTTGATACAAAATCAACGTCGCCGACTCGCCGCCTATATatgcaagaaaatatttcatgtaatatatatatatatatatatagagagagagagagagagagagaaattattGCAATTATTATCCATGTTTCTAATCTTAAACTCTAAGGCCAAGTAAACATAGTCTAATTTCCAAACGCATATTTCAAGTTATTTCTCATTTTCCTCCCCCCATCCATCCGATTGCACTGCAAAGATATTAAATGCTTCCAACAAACAGGGAGCTTCTTGGGTTTAATGACCCGCCAACCATAAATTCAACAAGTCTTCCATTGGTCTTGGTTCAGAGAATAATTGCTTCAACCAAACAGCCCTCATAAATTATGCTGCATTTAGGTcgtaccaaaattaaaaaaaaaaaaaatcatataatttcaagtttttccctctttttatttttcaaattttgtttcccATGTGGGTAATGAATCCGTGATTTTCCTTACTTATATCAAAgggaaaacaaaatcaaacctGATCAGCGACGAAGAAAATCCATGCTCTAGTCACTAAGCATCTGATCCATGAACTCACAGCAGCAAACAGAGCATATCCTGCGGATACGGCACTGATGCAAACCATGTACCTGACAAACAGTCatcatgtaatatatataaaacaattcgagtatatttcaaatttttcgtTGTAAAGTGATATTACGCATCACATGTATAAAATTCATACtatttctaattcttaaaatatatatcatacagtgaaaaatgaaaaaccacttcataattaaaaaattcagactAATTCTAactccaaagaaaaaaaaaagaaaaagaaatagtaaCTGTTGCTTACTTGAGACCTATGAAATCGGCAAACTCCAACTCGCCATAATCAATGTTATTCTCGCGGTTGTTGACAGCAATCCATATGGCAACAAGATTGAAAGGAACGAGAAGCAATCTGATGGAGAAATCCAAAATTTTGAGGCGGGGAACATCAGCATCGAGGAATCCCATCTCGCGGGTATGACGAAAtccgaagaagaagaaggaattGGTGGAGGTGGGAGGAACAGGAAAGTTGTATATAAAATGGAGCAAAATAGGTTAAAATGTAGTGGAAGAAGTGGTTGGGATTGGGATAATTGGTGAATTGTGATAGTGGGGTTTCTGATAAGTACtggtttttcaactttttgtgGGAGGAAAACCAAAACAagggtttgaattttgatgaacaGCTGCCACATAACTCACTGAAATGAGTGAATTTTGGATAAGTAATTATGCAATAGGGTTGgtgaaaaatcattaaaacCAAAAAGGGGAGTGTGGGGTTGGGGAGGACCAAAATGCTTAAAGCCCTCAGCACCGTCTCTAgacaaagttgaaaaacattTTATGAAGGAAAAGTTGGACTCTTTTCCAAGTTCAAAACACTTTAGATAATAGGAAACAAATATTGTTGAAAACCTTTATCAACTACAATTTTGCAGGACATAAACTCGATTCCCATGCACGTCTTCTTGTCCTCGATGCCCGTCCTGGGCGGCTATGGTTGCCGTTGGACACATCTATTAGTTAGCTGTTGGGAGTTAGCACGAGTTTGAGAAAAAGTTGTTCGCAAGAAGGAATTCGATCTTcgattatgtattttaaattattttttacgaaatacgtatttaatttttatacatacattAAGTGTGCCCTTATTAtcaattgtatttatattattttttaagggaGAGCACTTCTTTGATGTCTttcttaattgatttgatattttaaaaatgtatatactTATAGAGTGTGCAGCGGATTACTAGTATATGAGCTAAAAGTGCTGCAGGCAAAATACTACTTCACGTTGAAAAGCGAAAAGGCAGGAAATACTTGCTGAATAATATAACACTTATTACCAGTTCTACTAAGTCTGTTTAATGATCCAGCAACACTTGTTACATTTGTTCCTAATTGGTAATTCTGAACTAAAGTTGCTAGAGTCATCTATCCCCTCGGAGATTTCTCTTGcagcctctctctctctcatctctATATAATACaggtgtgtatatatatatatgtatatattgtacatatactatataagaACATAGTTTCGTAACTTATATACTAACAAACATTGTCCTGAGATAGGACAAATACGATAATGCCGTGTTTAGAGAGCAGGTATCCGTGGAGGATTTTGACATTTACCTTTGTAGGTGTAGCTCCGCTGATTTTAGAGCATGGTCAGAAATCGGCAGCCCACAGAGAATCCTCACCTTCCCCACATCGTCGGTGCACCTCCTTTATCCTATCTGCAGAATTACAAATTCCACTGCAGCTCCAGTCAAAGGACGCAACGCACATGTTGCCCGCCTGAGCCTTCCACTCACAATCTGCGATTGCATCAAACATAATTAAGAAACTTATACGTTATTTTCTGCAGTCTTCACAAACATTTTTCCGTTATGGTAAACAGCTGCAGTCAGGGTTACTTTCCTAGAGCTCgaaacaagaaaatacttAAAAGTTGACCTGTCACGAGTCAGAAAATTTGATCATGGGGGTCAACCTGCTAACTTGTACATCTTTCAgccttcaaaatatttttgctggCAGAAAAAATGTTTCTAAGACCGATTCTACTTCACTATTCTTGTTACTCTACTTAAATCATGTTTTCGACTCCCATATCTCATAAAGCCCTAACCTGAAAAGCTTCCGTTacttgttatttattttcagtGAGGGAGGGAGGTTACCAGGTTACCTAGACCAGGGTTCGGGTGGGACTTTGCAAACAGATGGGTGCAGTTTCTAAAATCTTACCAGTTGTTCCACAACATAGTCTTCTGTCATCTATGTGCTCTACATCCAATCCAATGAACCAAGATCCCAGCGAGACATCCTCATTAGCATACTTGTGCAGTATGTGCCTgccaaaatgaaatttatgttACAATTCTGATTGGTTGAACCCTGTGAAGGGAACAAGAATCAAGCTAAGGAAATTACTCACTggtttattgatatataagtAGCCAAGTCCTTAGAGATAGCATATATTTGCCCTGTAGCATGCCGGAAATACTTGTTTCCTTGCTCACCAAATTTCCAATACTCAGGCTCATGATATCTCACTCCCCTGTCAGTAAAATGCCAGATGATATAATAGGAACTTATAGAGAAACAGAAGGTATAGATGCCTTATCCCAAAATGCACCAAGACAAGCTTCCCCAGGCTCTTGCTTACTTTTGAGCCAGGACAGGACCAGATTTCATGCATCCAATATACACCCTTGGTTTCAACCGATGCCTAGCTAGAGTCCCTCCCAGTGTCGCTGCAAATTGTGCTCAAAACATCATAAGGTGACAACACTGATTAGAATGTATTACACTACAACTTTACAAGCAGTTAGTATCAGTTTTATCCTCACCCCGCCACCCCTCCTTTCCTCGTTGTTATCGGAAGAATAATAAGAAGAAATAACAAGCATATAAAATCATCTCTGATTTAACTTGACCAGGGGCTTTGTAGTTCTGAAGTCTTCAAACCCCACTCCAACCTTGTAAATTTTACAGCAGGATGGGAGCTAGTTCAGTACACAAGGATTCTTaaggaataaaagaaaaagcaggTTCTTCCATCTGATTATATAAGTATGTTCTTCAAGCAATAAAATGGAAAGTCATCAAACATGGGGGAAAATGATCCAAACGGGTGTTTTCCATTACCGGAAATACATACACTCTCCAATAACGCAACAACAGAATAAGAAATGTTTTTCTGTGTCATAACTTATTGGTTTGTCTTTGACGTTTGATGTTTCTCCTATATCCATCATTCTATGTATTGACAGACAATCATCATAAATATCCTGAACTAGGCCTACTAACGGGTTATAATACCCATACACGCAGAATACCCTATACCTTCCTGATGGACATGACAGGCCTGACCAGATCACAGCCCAATGGCTACCCAAGTGGAACACATGCAAGAATGTACGCATATAATCGGTCAAAGTTAGCAGAGAATTACATCTGCTGTTTACCTATGTTTACGTGtacatcatcatcaactttCACATAGAAATCAGCATCCCAGAGTGTAACAGCAGTGATAAAAAAGGTCTTTGTCTTGGCAGATAGTTCAAGGTAACCCTCGACATGTTCCTGAACACAATGGACTAGTAAGCAAGGATAATGGCTTTGTACCTTAAATTGCTGTTTGTCATGTGTGTAAGTTTCATATATGAGATAGTGGGTCTGATATGAGctgttttttttatgaaacttgaAGAAATTGAAACTAAGAGAATTAGAAGGCTTACCAGTCTCAAAAAGTCTCCATGTTTCTTATCTTCTGCTTCGATGGCTCTATCAAGAATACCACCTGATGTCGTACTGGTGATCAGAGGatcaaataaaaaggaaagcaACATATTAGACTGTTGAGTGAGAATGACTGCTAAGTAAGTTTTAATGGCAAGCATAAACTGTTGAGTCTAAAGTTTGGACTTTCTTAAAAAGCTCTTTCATGAGGTCTGAGGGTTTAACTATGCTTCAACAATCACTTTGCCCCAAATTAAGCATACATGCAGTTTAATAACACTTATTAAACTAAATGAGAAACTAAGGACATTTTAATAACTATAtgaaggataaattgcatcgAAATACTTactgaaaataaagaaacactaataattatttgtgcaaATGGGGCAATTACAGATCTGTTTCATTGGGAAAAGATGACAGTCACTAAACACTCCCTGACATCAGCAACAGTCCTAGACATTTGTTTCCCACCTGTGACCAATGACAAATCGGATTATGATGCCCTTTTCTTCCTCAAGCTTTTTGCGCTTATCACCTGAGTTGCCCAATGAATAGGAATAACttaatcaattcaaaataataaatagatctgGGAGACACAcacagaaaaaagaagaaatataaagaaaaatatgtaattattaaacaCCTTGTAACATCCAAGTAGCACGCACCGAGTCTCTTCTCTTCCGACTGCTAAAAGCAGTGTTAATGCCCACTACCATCAagtatttccttttcttggcCAATTCAGGCATCTTTAGGTTTTGGGATACGGGGGAACCACCAACTAAGGAATCCTGTACTGCTCTTGCTGCAGCTAATTCCATCTCCAAGTTCGAAATTGTTTTATCCAGGGTCCTGTACATTGCACGTGACCATGACTTTTGCAACTTATGCCAACAATGAACATAAGAAAAACTATCATCCTAGGACTTGGAGCGCTTACTGTATAGCATGATGTGTCTTTGAAACTTCCCCTAATACATCCTTGGCCTGACCTCGTGCATCCTtcagagaaaatgaaaattgactTTGTTAACctataaataagtattttgcATATATAGTAAAGATACTCGATACATCTGCTTACAGAATAACATTTAAGTGATATCTTCCCCTTAGAATAACACTAAGTGTGATAATGCTAGACTCACAACTTTTCGATCCCAATTATCTGAATCTAACTTAAGCTTATCGTTTGCCACCCCTGTCGTCTGTGATATGTCTTTTGCTTCTGGCACTGCCCACATTCTGtcaacaataaattcaaatttatgagAAACACACATGTAAACTTTATTATGCAGATGGAACATGTGGAGCAAACTTGCGAGGAGAACATTCTATCCATGTTCTGGTGGGGTtatgaacaagaaaaaaaatcttgttATTAGCTCTTTTAAAAGTGAGTAGTGGGATCAAAATAAGCTAAACGCGAGTGTAATGTCGCCAGATAGGCAGCCCCTCTGTCCTGCACATTTGGACTCTAACTAAAAGTTGGTCCAATAAGTAAAACTGTGACAAATGCACATCCAATGGGTTGCCAAAATACCACAGTTGACTTAAAATTCTAACTTCTGGACATGGACAATCCAATATACAGCTTGACAAGAGCCCAAAACTAGTTGAACTGTAAAAGTTAGGGTGTCAGCTGGCTTTCCTCACATTCTGGAGATTACAAGCAACCATAATTAAAGATTTCACACAGAGGTCCAAGTTTAAGATTACAGAGCTATTTCATTACCTCAATGATAATTGGTACTTGGATCCCGAAATCTTTGGCAACCCGTACATTATGAAATCGGTCCTACTATATCAATATTTGGTCCGAAGTTAGtgataaaagaaagtttgtttccataaTTTTGGATTTGCACCCGAAACAGCCCCGAGAGGATGGAACTACTCAATgaatttcaattgcattacCATAATCCCATGTTTTTGCCCCTAGCAAACGGTGAGTTATCACACGCAGCACGCAGCTCATTTGACACTCTAAAGTGATCTCGTACTCTATAAATGGATTCCACATCAATCCAATAAAGCTGAAAGCCATCATCGCCTAACCGGCCCCTATAAAGTTAATATCATAGACAGAAATATCAAGAATAACCAGTTCTACTGAACCCGGAACAGAGCTACAGCTAAAATCTGTATTGATAAACAAACACAGCTTAATCGATCAAGTCGCATTAAACAGAAGTAAAATTAGTacagaaatcaaaataaaacctGTCGGTGAACAGCATCCCAGCAAAAAAGCATCCAACACAGAGGAAAATGGTGAGTTTTCTTGAAACAGAATGCCTCGAAGTTGACTCCGTTCCTCTGTTCTTCCACGACATTCTGACCTTCTTCACTCTAATCCCTTAATTACATACAATGTAAACACAAGTTCATCTCAAGTACCCAAAACCCAGCTAATCAGATGAAGAAAAAGAGTCAGCAGCTCTAAATGTCTCACTTGGCAACCACCAATTTGAATTGCAAAACAACCCAAATTCAAGAACGCAACGGAACCCAATACTGCAACAGGTAGATGTGTGTTTGTCCACACAGCAccacccctctctctctctctctctttcccGTGAGCAAGAAGATTGAAGTAGAGGGAtcagaaaagaacaaaaaaaagacaGGAAATTTCTTCAATGATTTGTTTCCCGAAGTCAATTGCGACTTCCATAAGTGTGAAGACAGACTCAGTTCTctgttcatattttttttttaatctttaaatgtttaatattttctggAGTGGAATATAAGATGGAAACAGGGGCTAATCAGTAAATCACTCGTCATCGACTCGAATCCACTGCAAGTATCCGTCGCCGTCGATCTGATGTAACGGTCTTCATCAGAGCCTTATCAGACGCCAAGAAGGATCACAGCTGAGTCAGACACCACAAGTTCGTCCACGGCATTGCTAAAGCAGGACACTCGCTGAGTTGTACGCCGTGTTGACTAAATGTCAGCACAAGTAGTACTACATGATGAAACACTGGAGGAACAAATGGGATGGCATGAGCCAAGTAACGCGTAGGTTGGCATGATGAGTCAGCTGCAACATTGATGGACATGTAAGATTGGAGAAAAAGTCACATGGGGCCGACATGATGAGTCAACATATGACCATGTACGTGTGGAGCGTGGAACTAAACTGACGAGGAGTGTAGGATAATTTTactaactataaatatattgagatGAGTTAAGTTAGTACGTTATATACAAGAACAAAGCGaatagaaacataaatcatcaACTTTGCAAGTAAAAATTATGGGGTCACCATAATGAGTTATACGTTACGCAGTAAGAATGATGCATTAATAGAAAAGCCATGCCATGTGATATTGATTTGATGAGTCAACGGAAATGGGTAGAGACAtgtattctattttctttgtaatttgCAACATTAGTGGGTATGCAACTACATAAAAGAACACATCGCATAAGGGCAATGATATGTTATTTGTTGATGAGTTGTTGGCCGTGCAAGCACAAGACGTGGGATCACCATGATGAGTACATCAATAGATAAATGAACCAATATCCACTCGACGAAACATGTAGGACTATCGTTATGATCAGTCATTTGtcacatatatttatagatgAGTTTGTTGGTACAGAACACACgtcaattacaaaaaatgacGTTGAAAGTTTTGGTAAATTAACAGGCCCACAAGcacaaaatgcaaatttatCCTAAGGAGTGATCCGACAAGTCATGACCAAAAATTAATCACCATTATAAGTGAGGTCCAAGTCAGACCGGCAACAATGAGTTAGCTTGCATCATCTTCCATGTTTGTACGAATACGTGTCATTAGCCACATTACGCATACACATATGACAACATGGATGATGCGGGTTCTACGCCATGTAAGGACAATTAGACACGGACCCACCATGATGAGTCATTTGACACgtcaatgaaagaaaatttccttcaaaatataaataacaattccATAGAGAACAAAGGCTCTACAAGCAAAAAAGGTTATCATCACCATGACTAATTGCACGGAGACACCCAATATTTCAGACTATATACAAAAGCATTAATCAAACTGACATTATTTTCACTGCTAACTGCTATTGATGGCTGgaatttgattcaagaaaGCCTGTTTTTGTCAAGACAGCGTTTCTCACCCGGCTTAAGTCCCTTCCTTTCAGTGTCCTCCCAACACCCTCACACATAGAGAACGAGGAAATCCGATTCCTGGCAATCCATTCGTGCGGGGGAATCACGTTCCCGTCTTCTCCATCTACGTCTTTGTCATCCTCATCTCTTTCCCAGCCACTCCCTGGAAAGCCGTCATCGTTCTTGGAAGTGGTTTTTGAGGTTGTTCCATAGATTTTTGACCAGTCAGGTATGTTCAGAGGGGCTGAGTGATGAACAATCTTAGGTTCTTGGGAGTTGGGATGGTGTCTGTGGGATTTTGGTATCATTCTGGCTACTGTCTGGAGGCGTTTCGGAATCAAAAAGGGCTCCTTAAACGATGAACTCTTGACGGGCCTGGAATCAGAATTCTTTGTTTCCCTGGAAACTGATGATCCCCAGACATCTTCCTCCTGGAGTTCTTCCTCGTTTCCAATAATGGATGTCCGGGCGCTGCTTCCCTGTCTATACAAACTGTATTTATTCTCCATGTTCGTGTTCCCTGTCAGGATATATGAAAACTGATGGATTCCGCTAATTAATCATGCGTTTTACAGACAGAATAATACataatatgaaagagaaacaaacagGAATTCACCTTTTTCGAGTGTTTTTCAGACAGATCTTCTGAGGAATATCCGCAAAGTATGCAGTTATGAAAGAATCAGTTTCTTGGTTTAAGGTAAGAGAATAAAACACATAGGATTTAAAATGAAGGTGGGATGGGCCAGTGTGCTTTCTTGgttttatttacttttgacGACgtgttgattttgtttttttcttttcaaccaaatttgacattgtttatttatccaataaaaatattaaagatgtTGATTGTTTTACGTCACTAATATAAGGGTGTTTGGGTGAGattataagctttttaaaatattttatataaatttataaaatattataaagtatttgataaatttattagaaaaatatcttataagatctaaaagggttaaatgcaatttgcCTCTTTGTGATatcataaataagtaaaaaaagaaaatactgtggaaaaaaaaaaacaaattacttCATGTGTTCTGAAGATtaaagcaaattatcccaCTATCAATAGTTTAGACAAGGAAtgttttgcttcattttttaaaatacggGGTATTttgctattctttttttttttttgtcgcGGGGagctttccttttttttctttttatcatatcACGTGGGggaaaattgttgaaaaatttaggtccttataaactttttaaataaaagtaagaagttgtcaatttatttataaaatcttaataaattctttcaaattaattataaatttgtcacTACTAACATCTTATAGGCTCTATAATCTTATTTAGTCAAAACacttcatgaatttatttttaaaataaaatatagcatcttataaactctaagaacatcttataagatagaTGGAgttataatatcttttaaataaatttagccaaataTCTCCTAACTATTTACTCagcaaaagaatttaaataaaaaatacaatcagATCTTACATTATCAATCAAGCGAATAATGCAGCCCCACCAAAGTCCACGAATgtgatttttatgaataaaaaagcTATTAGGATATATAAAActgatttgtttaattatggGGGCATCCATACTCTTGGACTTTAAGGACAATAGAAGAATATTCGTCAAATGATTTGAGCAATGactataatttaatgaaatcatGGTGGGCACGTTTGAGGGATTTTATTGAATTCTTGAGTGGGAAAAAGTTGTGATTGAATTCTTGGaaaattatgatgaatttcaagttaatttctgaaaaaaagtAGTGATGGGTTGTGataaatgaatgaattttactaGTGATTAAATCCtggaaaaatgaaatcatACAGGTGTGGTAGGAGGGCATTCATTGAATCTGGTTGCATCCACTGTGAGAGAAGGTAACTCTACTGAGACAAAGATGAGCTGTCAAGAACGTAAAGAAGGTAGGATGAGCAGCTGATCAGATCTAATATGAATCATATATGGACGGTAGTTGGAGTCGGCGGCTCTCCCAGGATCTCTCATCTAAGATCCCTGGGGAAGAGGATCAAGTTGGCCCTTGCGAACAGCTTGATGCACTATCTCCCTTCAATCCTCTGAGCGAAATGcggtaaaagaaaaagaaggaaaatccATGGACCGACCCCATCATCTCCACCCCGTAGGAACTACAAGATCACCCCAAGTGCGCTTTCGGCATCCAGGGGTTGCGGACCGACCATGAGAATCTAGTTCTGAATCACATTGTTGTATGCCATTCCATTCCTTGCTTCACAAACTTGAGGAATAAAATGTAATCAGGTATTGTAACAGGTGCAAGGCAACCTACatcttccccccccccccccctgaCAGTTAATTGGTCGTTAATACAACAAGTTCTCTTCAAAATCAGATTCAAAACCAGCCATAGATACTTGGGTATAAGTAGTGGAGAGTTACAGCTTCAGAAACAATCAATAAAGTAGAAAGTGCACTACCACATGGTCGAGCATTATAAAAAGACACATGAATAGAGGAGATACAAAACGAATCTAAACGAAAACCCTTCACTGGCACAATTCTCCTAATGGGATTGTTGAATgaattaggaaaaatattaacgATATTACCTAAGG contains:
- the LOC105176685 gene encoding uncharacterized protein LOC105176685 yields the protein MENKYSLYRQGSSARTSIIGNEEELQEEDVWGSSVSRETKNSDSRPVKSSSFKEPFLIPKRLQTVARMIPKSHRHHPNSQEPKIVHHSAPLNIPDWSKIYGTTSKTTSKNDDGFPGSGWERDEDDKDVDGEDGNVIPPHEWIARNRISSFSMCEGVGRTLKGRDLSRVRNAVLTKTGFLESNSSHQ
- the LOC105176683 gene encoding probable beta-1,3-galactosyltransferase 4 isoform X2; this translates as MSWKNRGTESTSRHSVSRKLTIFLCVGCFFAGMLFTDRGRLGDDGFQLYWIDVESIYRVRDHFRVSNELRAACDNSPFARGKNMGLWTDFIMYGLPKISGSKYQLSLRMWAVPEAKDISQTTGVANDKLKLDSDNWDRKVDARGQAKDVLGEVSKTHHAIQTLDKTISNLEMELAAARAVQDSLVGGSPVSQNLKMPELAKKRKYLMVVGINTAFSSRKRRDSVRATWMLQGDKRKKLEEEKGIIIRFVIGHSTTSGGILDRAIEAEDKKHGDFLRLEHVEGYLELSAKTKTFFITAVTLWDADFYVKVDDDVHVNIATLGGTLARHRLKPRVYIGCMKSGPVLAQKGVRYHEPEYWKFGEQGNKYFRHATGQIYAISKDLATYISINQHILHKYANEDVSLGSWFIGLDVEHIDDRRLCCGTTDCEWKAQAGNMCVASFDWSCSGICNSADRIKEVHRRCGEGEDSLWAADF
- the LOC105176683 gene encoding probable beta-1,3-galactosyltransferase 4 isoform X1, whose protein sequence is MSWKNRGTESTSRHSVSRKLTIFLCVGCFFAGMLFTDRGRLGDDGFQLYWIDVESIYRVRDHFRVSNELRAACDNSPFARGKNMGLCRTDFIMYGLPKISGSKYQLSLRMWAVPEAKDISQTTGVANDKLKLDSDNWDRKVDARGQAKDVLGEVSKTHHAIQTLDKTISNLEMELAAARAVQDSLVGGSPVSQNLKMPELAKKRKYLMVVGINTAFSSRKRRDSVRATWMLQGDKRKKLEEEKGIIIRFVIGHSTTSGGILDRAIEAEDKKHGDFLRLEHVEGYLELSAKTKTFFITAVTLWDADFYVKVDDDVHVNIATLGGTLARHRLKPRVYIGCMKSGPVLAQKGVRYHEPEYWKFGEQGNKYFRHATGQIYAISKDLATYISINQHILHKYANEDVSLGSWFIGLDVEHIDDRRLCCGTTDCEWKAQAGNMCVASFDWSCSGICNSADRIKEVHRRCGEGEDSLWAADF
- the LOC105176683 gene encoding probable beta-1,3-galactosyltransferase 4 isoform X3 is translated as MSWKNRGTESTSRHSVSRKLTIFLCVGCFFAGMLFTDRMWAVPEAKDISQTTGVANDKLKLDSDNWDRKVDARGQAKDVLGEVSKTHHAIQTLDKTISNLEMELAAARAVQDSLVGGSPVSQNLKMPELAKKRKYLMVVGINTAFSSRKRRDSVRATWMLQGDKRKKLEEEKGIIIRFVIGHSTTSGGILDRAIEAEDKKHGDFLRLEHVEGYLELSAKTKTFFITAVTLWDADFYVKVDDDVHVNIATLGGTLARHRLKPRVYIGCMKSGPVLAQKGVRYHEPEYWKFGEQGNKYFRHATGQIYAISKDLATYISINQHILHKYANEDVSLGSWFIGLDVEHIDDRRLCCGTTDCEWKAQAGNMCVASFDWSCSGICNSADRIKEVHRRCGEGEDSLWAADF
- the LOC105176684 gene encoding CASP-like protein 2D1 isoform X2 — encoded protein: MGFLDADVPRLKILDFSIRLLLVPFNLVAIWIAVNNRENNIDYGELEFADFIGLKYMVCISAVSAGYALFAAVSSWIRCLVTRAWIFFVADQVLAYLMVTSVATLVEFLYLAYNGDQVVSWSQACASYGKFCSRLKIAVSLHVIGVCCFLVLAVISAFRVFRRYDPPFVSSKEGEQAAAT
- the LOC105176684 gene encoding CASP-like protein 2D1 isoform X1, translated to MGFLDADVPRLKILDFSIRLLLVPFNLVAIWIAVNNRENNIDYGELEFADFIGLKYMVCISAVSAGYALFAAVSSWIRCLVTRAWIFFVADQLLNQVLAYLMVTSVATLVEFLYLAYNGDQVVSWSQACASYGKFCSRLKIAVSLHVIGVCCFLVLAVISAFRVFRRYDPPFVSSKEGEQAAAT